The nucleotide sequence GTTCCGGGCCAGGGAAGTGTTGATGACAGTGACAAGCTCATTATTCCCCTTTCAGAAAGTTTTCGGAAAATTGAGTTCGCGAATGAAAATTTGGGTTTTCTGATTGGCAGAATAAGTGAGGAGCATGGAGAAAGATCATCTTGTGATCCGAGATCACTATTGGAAAGGGTTTTGGATCAAGCCGAAGCAGAATTTGGTTTATCTTTTCTTGCCAGTCCTGAGCATGAATTCTTTTTACTGACCGACGATGAATTCAGTACTGATCTCCATAGCGACAAAGCCGGGTATTTTTATGCCGGCCCGCAAGATAAAGGGGAGTTTACGCGCCGTAAAATTGTCCAGACCCTGGGAAATAGCGGCATTCATTTTGAAAAAATGCACCATGAGGTAACCCCATCACAACATGAAATTAATCTTGCACCTCTTGACCCACTGAGTGTTGCTGATAGAACTGTTCTTTTTACCTACGTGGCCCATCGAGTCGCATATGAGAATGATTTGCACGCGACTTTCATGCCGAAACCATTCAATGGTCAGAATCGAAGCGCTCTCCACATTCATCTGTCCGCTCAGGATAAAGAAGGCAAGCCTGTATTTTACGACCATGCGGCTGAAAATAATCTCAGCCAAACCGCAAAATATTTTATTGGCGGGATCCTCAAATATGCCCGGGAAACGTCGATTATTATGGCGGCAACCTTTAATTCCTATAAAGCTTATATTCCCGGCAGGGAAGCTCCGGTGGTCAGGGGCTGGGGCTACAAAAATCGCAGCTCAATGATCAGGGTTCCTTATACAATAGATCCTAAGGAAAAACGCTTTGAGATTCGCTCCCCGGATCCGGCGGGCAATATATATCTGCAAATGGCGACTTTGATCGGTATGGGACTGGAAGGACTCAGACAAAAAACAGCTTGCGGCAAACCTGATATAGGGAGCAATTATAAGAAGAGAAGTTCTCACTTATGGGATAATCAGTTCCTCCCCAAAAGTATGTTTGAAGCCCTTGTCGAAGCTGAAAAAAGTAAATTTTTAAAATCTTTTCTCGGTAGTCCCTTGTACGAGCAATACATGGCTTTAAAAACTGAAGAGTGGGAAGCATACCGTACCTATGTTACCCCTCGGGAACATAGAAAAAATTTGAGTACTTAAGGCGATCTTCAACCACGTTCAGTTTGCAGCCAAGTTCTGGTAAATCAATGATTAATGGAGGAAAATTGCATTGCAGAATTCTTATGATATTTCCCAATTGCGGGATGTGGTGCCAAAATTGTTTGCCTCAGATGACGAGAGCACTAATGATCTGGAAAATTGGCGGGCTGATCTTTTAACTCTGCTTGATGAACTGGCCAATGAGGCCCTGGGTCGACAATCTTCGGCTCGACTGGATCTGGCGCATCAGATAAATCGATCCGCCTCCATTTTACGAACCTTTTTTTCACCTCATTCGGAGGAGAAAAGCGGCTTTTCTGTAGTCCAGGCCCTATTTGATATTACTCACAACGTTGAGCGCCAGGATTTACAACCGGCTTTTTATGCCGAGCTTATTTTTTTGTTTAAAGGGTTGTGCGGCTACAAAACCGGCCCTGAGACTCTCGTCAAAGACGATCATGGGGAGACTGATCTTGAAGGACGCGAAGCGGCGATTTTACGTTCTCAACAATTAGATGCTATGATGCTCAGGGCTGAGAGTTTCATGTCGCGTTACAGTGACGGCCTGGAACCGGATACCGTGCTTCGTCGCCACCAGCGCCAAAACCAGATAAAAAAATACTTTGGGGCCAGCGATGCCCAGTGGCAGGATTGGCGCTGGCAGATTCAGCATATTGTTCAGGACGCCGAGACCCTCAGCAAACTGGTGACTTTGACCCCGGAGCAAGTTGCGGCCGTTGATCGGGCCCGGCGTCATCGTCTCCCGTTTGGAGTAACGCCCCACTATCTTTCCTTGATGGACGATGAAGATCTTGATTTGCGCAGAGATGCGGCAGTCAGAGCTCAGGTATTGCCGCCGCCGGAGTATGTTGAAGAGGTAGTTAATACACGACAAACGCAAGGTGATTTTTCTGATCTTGATTTCATGCTGGAAGAGGATACTTCGCCGATCGATCTTATTACCAGGCGTTATCCAGCCATATGTATTTTCAAGCCTTTTAATACCTGCCCGCAAATTTGTGTCTATTGTCAGCGTAATTGGGAGATTGAAGACGCCATGGCGGCTGACGCCCTGGCATCGCCGAAGAAGATCGAAACCGCGGTTAAATGGATTGCCGAACACCCGGCGATTCGTGAAGTCTTGATAACCGGTGGTGATCCGCTGGCCATGGAAGATGAACTGGTCGAACGTATAGTCGGTATGGTCGCCGCCATTCCCACGGTTGAGCGTATCCGTATCGGAACCCGGACCCTGGTAACCATGCCGATGCGAATTACAGACCGTCTGGCTGCCTTTTTGGGCTCCCTGCGACGGCCGGGACAGCGTGAAGTTGTGGTAGTTACCCATATTGAGAACAGTTACGAGTTGACTCCTGAGGTTGTGGGTGCTATTGAGCGGCTCAAACGTCAGGGTATCGGGGTATACAACCAGCTGGTCTACACATTTTTTGTCTCACGCCGTTTCGAGGCTGCTTCTTTACGTCGCCGTCTGCGTTTGCTTGGTGTTGATCCCTATTACAGTTTTAATACCAAGGGCAAAGAAGAAACCATCGACTACCGGGTACCGATTGCCCGCCTGCTCCAGGAGCAAACCGAAGAAGCTCGAGTTTCTCCCGGCATCGAACGTACCGACGAGGCCGTTTTCAATGTTCCGGGACAGGGTAAAAGTTATATTCGCTCAACCCGTCAACGCCATCTGATCGGGTTGACCGCCGATGGCTCACGAATCTATGAGTTCTATCCCTGGGAAGATGATATTGTTAAGATTTCACCAACTCCCTACATATACAAGGATGTGCCGATTCTGGATTATCTTAAGAGGCTGGCGGCAATCGGGGAGAAGATGGAAGATTATCAAACAATATGGTCGTATAATTAAATGTAACTTGAAGTTTTTTTAACCTTGCCAGCAATACTGAAAGAGGAATAAATGGCCGAAGAATGGATTGAGCAAATAAAAGATCAAGTTAACACAGTTGCGAAGCTGGAAAAATATATTAACATCTCTGAAGATGAACTGGAGGCAATCAATACTTTAAACACCAAGTGGGGGGCAACCCCTTATTTTGCCTCTTTAATGGATCGGGATGATCCCTCTTGTCCGATTCGGAGACAGATAGTTCCATCCCTAAAAGAGCAAATTAATAAATACGGGATGAAAGATTACCTGGTCTGGAAAGAGAATCGCTCCACCGCTGAAGTTCGCCCGGATTGTATCGCCCGCCAGTACCATGATCGGATTGCTTTTACGGTTACCGACATTTGCGCGACTTATTGTCGCCACTGCTTTCGCAAAGAATTGGTTGTTGATAAAACTTTAGAATTGCGTTTTGATGTAGAAGATGGACTTGTCTGGATCAGCGAACATACGGAAATCCGCGACGTCCTGATTACGGGTGGCGATCCCTTACTTTTTTCAGATGATAAATTGGAATACCTGGTCGCCAGGCTCCGTGAAATTCCGCATGTAGAAATGATCCGTATCGGCTCCCGGCTGCCGATAGTTCTCCCCCAGCGGATTACAGCTGGATTAAAAAAAGCTGTCGGCGGTTTTCACCAAGTTCCTGTCTGGCTTAATACCCAATGTAACCACCCGAAAGAGATTACCGAAAAAACCGAAAAAGCGGTTTACGAATTATTGAGCTGTGGTATTAATGTGGGAAATCAGGCGGTATTGTTGAAGGGGATCAATGATGACGTGGATACCTTCAAAGAATTGCACCAGAAATTGCTTCGTACTCGTATTCGACCCTATTATGTATTTTATTGCGAACCGGCTCCGGGGATGGACCATTTTCGGACGCCGGTGGAAAAAGGGGCGGAGTTGATCCGTGATGCCATACGTGGCCACACCAGCGGCCTGGCGCAACCAATGTATGTGCTGGCAACTAATATCGGCAAGATTCCATTAATGCCGGATTACTACATTGTAGAGCATAATGAAAAAGAATATACCTTACGAAACTATAAAAACGAAATTACTAAAATTCCTAATATACCTGGATAAAATCAGTAAACTTTGCCGTTGCCCCCCGCGCGACAGGGTCAAATTTTGACAAAGTCTGTTGCTGATCCTTAGCAAAAACTAATCATTACGCCTTTGTCAAGAAATGACTCCAACCCCGCATGCTTTTCACTTCAATGCCCCAAAATTAATTTTTAATTGAGGCGACATCAATCCTCCTGTTACCCACCTGTTTGTATGTGATCATCCAAACACCTCCTTAACGATAACTTGGATAATCTATTTCCTGTTATCCGGGAAATAATTGACGTTCATCAGATGAGGGGCACTTTTTTTGTATACTCCCAAAGAACATCTGATAAACCTTTAATTTTCAGCGGGTTAGGGTATTCAATATCTCCCGGCGGTCCATATAAGAGGATACAATGTACAAAAAACATATACATCCGGACGAAATAAAGTAAATTCTCTTTTCCCCAATTATAACATAAAAACAAGTAAATTCAAGAGGTTATATAATAGTAAGAGATTTATTTTCCTGTTGGAACGGTTTATGCTTCCTGTATATTGTATAAAAAATATAGAGCAGAGACATTGAAACCTTTTGGAGATTCAAGGAGGTGAGAACAATGAGAAATACACTACGTATCGCCGCATTGGTTACCATCCTGAATGCAAATACAGTTTTTGCCGCGAGCAACGCTGGCGTTGGGGGTGAGGGGCTCGGCCTTATCGGATGGATTTTCATCGGATTTATGGCTGTTATCATTACCTTTCAGTTGATTCCCGCCATGATAATGTTTAGGTCCATTCTAGTGGCTATTTTTGGGAAGGCAGGGAACGATGAGAGAGTTACGGCCCATGGAGAGGCCGACAAAACCTGATTGGATGGGCTACCGGGGTATTGCTAGAAAAAGCGGAGGGGGGAACCATGCAGCTTCTTCTTATAGCTGACAGGGATGAGGAGACTCGCAGGCGGATCG is from Pseudomonadota bacterium and encodes:
- a CDS encoding KamA family radical SAM protein, producing the protein MAEEWIEQIKDQVNTVAKLEKYINISEDELEAINTLNTKWGATPYFASLMDRDDPSCPIRRQIVPSLKEQINKYGMKDYLVWKENRSTAEVRPDCIARQYHDRIAFTVTDICATYCRHCFRKELVVDKTLELRFDVEDGLVWISEHTEIRDVLITGGDPLLFSDDKLEYLVARLREIPHVEMIRIGSRLPIVLPQRITAGLKKAVGGFHQVPVWLNTQCNHPKEITEKTEKAVYELLSCGINVGNQAVLLKGINDDVDTFKELHQKLLRTRIRPYYVFYCEPAPGMDHFRTPVEKGAELIRDAIRGHTSGLAQPMYVLATNIGKIPLMPDYYIVEHNEKEYTLRNYKNEITKIPNIPG
- a CDS encoding KamA family radical SAM protein; this translates as MQNSYDISQLRDVVPKLFASDDESTNDLENWRADLLTLLDELANEALGRQSSARLDLAHQINRSASILRTFFSPHSEEKSGFSVVQALFDITHNVERQDLQPAFYAELIFLFKGLCGYKTGPETLVKDDHGETDLEGREAAILRSQQLDAMMLRAESFMSRYSDGLEPDTVLRRHQRQNQIKKYFGASDAQWQDWRWQIQHIVQDAETLSKLVTLTPEQVAAVDRARRHRLPFGVTPHYLSLMDDEDLDLRRDAAVRAQVLPPPEYVEEVVNTRQTQGDFSDLDFMLEEDTSPIDLITRRYPAICIFKPFNTCPQICVYCQRNWEIEDAMAADALASPKKIETAVKWIAEHPAIREVLITGGDPLAMEDELVERIVGMVAAIPTVERIRIGTRTLVTMPMRITDRLAAFLGSLRRPGQREVVVVTHIENSYELTPEVVGAIERLKRQGIGVYNQLVYTFFVSRRFEAASLRRRLRLLGVDPYYSFNTKGKEETIDYRVPIARLLQEQTEEARVSPGIERTDEAVFNVPGQGKSYIRSTRQRHLIGLTADGSRIYEFYPWEDDIVKISPTPYIYKDVPILDYLKRLAAIGEKMEDYQTIWSYN
- a CDS encoding glutamine synthetase, which codes for VPGQGSVDDSDKLIIPLSESFRKIEFANENLGFLIGRISEEHGERSSCDPRSLLERVLDQAEAEFGLSFLASPEHEFFLLTDDEFSTDLHSDKAGYFYAGPQDKGEFTRRKIVQTLGNSGIHFEKMHHEVTPSQHEINLAPLDPLSVADRTVLFTYVAHRVAYENDLHATFMPKPFNGQNRSALHIHLSAQDKEGKPVFYDHAAENNLSQTAKYFIGGILKYARETSIIMAATFNSYKAYIPGREAPVVRGWGYKNRSSMIRVPYTIDPKEKRFEIRSPDPAGNIYLQMATLIGMGLEGLRQKTACGKPDIGSNYKKRSSHLWDNQFLPKSMFEALVEAEKSKFLKSFLGSPLYEQYMALKTEEWEAYRTYVTPREHRKNLST